One segment of Solanum lycopersicum chromosome 1, SLM_r2.1 DNA contains the following:
- the LOC101254836 gene encoding uclacyanin-3 — MAVSAVATLLFLLVASPVAFAANHVVGGSGGWTQSGDYTTWAAAETFTVGDTLEFNYGGSHGVDVISKDDYENCNTGNAIESYSDGKTTIKLSKSGPMYFTCPTFGHCQSGMKLSINVLDSSTPSTPSTPSTPSTPSDSPATPSTPNVDNTPAKSTPTTPNGAAGVFGSMNKFVIGVSVVLGALFVFMC, encoded by the exons ATGGCAGTTTCAGCAGTAGCAACTCTCCTCTTTCTTCTTGTTGCTTCTCCGGTGGCTTTTGCTGCCAACCATGTCGTCGGAGGCAGCGGCGGGTGGACCCAATCAGGTGATTACACCACTTGGGCTGCTGCTGAAACCTTCACCGTTGGTGACACCCTTG AGTTCAACTATGGTGGAAGCCACGGAGTGGATGTGATAAGCAAAGATGACTACGAAAACTGCAACACTGGAAACGCCATTGAGTCATACAGCGATGGAAAAACCACAATCAAACTTTCCAAATCTGGTCCAATGTACTTCACTTGTCCTACTTTTGGTCATTGTCAATCTGGCATGAAATTGTCCATCAATGTCTTAGATAGCTCTACTCCATCAACTCCATCAACTCCGTCAACTCCATCAACTCCTTCTGATTCACCCGCCACACCCAGTACCCCTAACGTTGACAATACACCCGCGAAATCAACCCCAACTACGCCTAACGGAGCAGCCGGAGTATTTGGAAgcatgaacaaatttgtgatCGGAGTTTCAGTTGTATTGGGAGCTTTGTTTGTGTTCATGTGCTAG
- the LOC104648929 gene encoding bax inhibitor 1-like isoform X1: protein MKFSDMKLQAMNAVRAYFVRNWTREDLMNTGEMTQHAYASLKRVYLTLFFAMWSFTFGSYLHWIWEAGGRFTVLSSVASLLCLYLTSPSSVRTRVLLLMIAAFSIGASIGIFTKYFFEIDQELVFRLLAPPTLGIGFIWVGSTYTRERSAIYKGCLFYSCLLFYSTFNASNSEYIDSHTAHRMLKVCIVFALFMGYIVVYSQEILYDAHFGEINFVNRTLSIFFRLPGILVHTARLCLRA from the exons ATGAAGTTCTCAGATATGAAACTCCAGGCCATGAATGCTGTGAGAGCTTACTTCGTAAGGAATTGGACAAGAGAAGACCTGATGAATACTGGAGAAATGACCCAGCACGCTTATGCAAGCTTGAAGAGG GTATATCTTACTCTCTTCTTTGCCATGTGGAGCTTTACTTTTGGATCCTACTTGCACTGGATCTGGGAAGCGGGAGGGCGGTTCACAGTCCTTTCTTCTGTAGCAAGTTTACTCTGTCTTTACTTAACATCACCCTCGAGTGTG AGGACAAGGGTCTTACTCTTGATGATTGCTGCCTTTTCCATCGGTGCTTCTATTGGCATTTTTACCAAATATTTCTTTGAAATAGATCAAGA GCTTGTTTTCCGCCTTTTGGCACCTCCAACACTTGGCATTGGATTTATCTGGGTTGGATCCACGTATACGAGGGAAAGGAGTGCAATCTACAAGGGCTGCCTGTTCTATTCTTGTCTTCTATTTTACTCCACCTTTAATGCTAGTAATTCAGAATACATTGACAGCCATACAGCTCATCGGATGTTAAAG GTATGCATTGTGTTTGCATTGTTCATGGGGTACATTGTGGTATATAGCCAAGAGATATTGTATGATGCTCACTTTGGAGAAATTAACTTTGTCAATCGCACACTCTCCATCTTCTTCCGTTTAccaggtatattggtccatacTGCAAGACTATGCCTGCGTGCATAA
- the LOC104648929 gene encoding bax inhibitor 1-like isoform X2: MKFSDMKLQAMNAVRAYFVRNWTREDLMNTGEMTQHAYASLKRVYLTLFFAMWSFTFGSYLHWIWEAGGRFTVLSSVASLLCLYLTSPSSVRTRVLLLMIAAFSIGASIGIFTKYFFEIDQELVFRLLAPPTLGIGFIWVGSTYTRERSAIYKGCLFYSCLLFYSTFNASNSEYIDSHTAHRMLKVYWSILQDYACVHKLSNTDRISELMLIHLEL; this comes from the exons ATGAAGTTCTCAGATATGAAACTCCAGGCCATGAATGCTGTGAGAGCTTACTTCGTAAGGAATTGGACAAGAGAAGACCTGATGAATACTGGAGAAATGACCCAGCACGCTTATGCAAGCTTGAAGAGG GTATATCTTACTCTCTTCTTTGCCATGTGGAGCTTTACTTTTGGATCCTACTTGCACTGGATCTGGGAAGCGGGAGGGCGGTTCACAGTCCTTTCTTCTGTAGCAAGTTTACTCTGTCTTTACTTAACATCACCCTCGAGTGTG AGGACAAGGGTCTTACTCTTGATGATTGCTGCCTTTTCCATCGGTGCTTCTATTGGCATTTTTACCAAATATTTCTTTGAAATAGATCAAGA GCTTGTTTTCCGCCTTTTGGCACCTCCAACACTTGGCATTGGATTTATCTGGGTTGGATCCACGTATACGAGGGAAAGGAGTGCAATCTACAAGGGCTGCCTGTTCTATTCTTGTCTTCTATTTTACTCCACCTTTAATGCTAGTAATTCAGAATACATTGACAGCCATACAGCTCATCGGATGTTAAAG gtatattggtccatacTGCAAGACTATGCCTGCGTGCATAAATTGAGCAACACAGACAGAATCTCAGAACTAATGCTGATACACTTGGAACTGTAG